A single region of the Vibrio cyclitrophicus genome encodes:
- a CDS encoding ComF family protein: protein MLSDWLQKHTPRLVTPQCHLCKLDKSPHDAHPRWCNDCLNLFEPVPRCQRCGLKTLTAVEQCGQCLSKPPPWHRLYCVGDYTFPTARYIQQMKYSNKFWFARDLSKLLASRIDHSAPLITSVPLHWTRYIQRSFNQSQLLANYTAQELGVKSDVLFRRNRATLSQQELTKSIRLRNLSGAFTLLHRDFEATDYPHIAIIDDVVTTGSTVYQLCQLLLEVGVKRIDIYCICRTPEPSG from the coding sequence ATGTTATCTGATTGGCTACAAAAACACACACCACGGCTGGTCACACCTCAATGCCACCTATGTAAATTGGATAAATCCCCCCATGATGCTCATCCGCGATGGTGTAATGATTGTCTTAATCTCTTCGAGCCAGTGCCGCGCTGCCAGCGGTGTGGCTTAAAAACACTGACCGCTGTCGAGCAATGTGGTCAGTGCCTATCTAAACCTCCGCCTTGGCATCGTCTCTATTGTGTGGGCGATTACACCTTCCCAACCGCGCGCTATATTCAGCAGATGAAGTATTCCAATAAGTTTTGGTTTGCTCGCGATCTGTCGAAGTTACTAGCCTCACGCATTGACCATTCAGCCCCGCTGATTACCAGTGTTCCTTTACATTGGACACGATACATTCAACGCAGCTTTAACCAAAGCCAGTTATTGGCGAACTATACCGCTCAAGAATTAGGGGTGAAAAGTGATGTATTGTTTCGGCGAAATCGCGCCACGCTTTCTCAACAAGAGTTAACCAAATCTATAAGGTTGCGTAACCTGAGCGGAGCGTTCACGCTTCTTCACCGCGACTTTGAAGCGACTGATTATCCTCACATTGCAATAATTGATGATGTTGTAACCACAGGCAGTACAGTGTATCAATTATGCCAATTACTACTTGAAGTGGGCGTGAAAAGGATTGATATTTACTGTATCTGCCGCACTCCTGAGCCCTCTGGATAA
- the cysQ gene encoding 3'(2'),5'-bisphosphate nucleotidase CysQ: MPITKDLSHLLPSVIEIARSAGQLILEIYEKKDYEEFTKSDDTPVTSADLAAHKLILKKLSELTPDIPVLSEEDADISLEQRSQWDRYWLVDPLDGTQEFIARSGDFATIIALIEHNKPVMGVVYAPVSGVSYYAYSGKGAWKIPDLNDSVKIKTHRHELPNQSIAMAISRRQDINRITSRMSSAWNYDLVPLGSAALKACLVAEGAVDCYLRLGPTGEWDTAATQCIVEEAGGRILSTQLEPLSYNERETLENPNFIVLGDADLPWAEILQGKD, from the coding sequence ATGCCAATAACAAAAGATTTGTCTCACCTCCTACCCTCTGTCATTGAGATTGCTCGCTCTGCTGGCCAACTCATCTTAGAGATCTATGAGAAAAAGGATTACGAAGAGTTCACCAAGAGTGATGACACTCCGGTAACCAGTGCTGACCTTGCTGCGCATAAGCTGATATTAAAAAAACTCAGTGAGCTAACGCCTGATATTCCCGTATTATCCGAAGAAGATGCCGACATCAGCCTAGAGCAGCGTTCTCAATGGGATCGCTACTGGTTGGTTGATCCGCTGGATGGTACGCAGGAGTTCATTGCAAGAAGTGGTGATTTCGCGACAATTATTGCCTTAATCGAACATAACAAGCCAGTAATGGGCGTGGTATACGCACCCGTTTCAGGTGTGAGCTATTACGCTTACAGTGGCAAAGGCGCTTGGAAGATCCCAGACCTTAATGACAGCGTGAAAATCAAAACGCATCGTCACGAGCTACCAAACCAGTCGATCGCGATGGCGATCAGCCGTCGCCAAGACATCAATCGCATCACTAGCCGTATGAGCTCAGCATGGAATTATGATTTGGTTCCTCTTGGCTCAGCAGCGCTTAAGGCATGTTTAGTAGCAGAAGGTGCTGTGGATTGTTATCTGCGCCTTGGACCAACCGGAGAATGGGATACAGCCGCAACACAGTGCATTGTTGAAGAAGCTGGCGGACGTATCTTAAGTACTCAACTAGAACCGCTCTCTTACAATGAAAGAGAGACGCTAGAAAACCCGAACTTCATTGTTCTTGGTGATGCAGATTTACCTTGGGCAGAAATCTTACAAGGTAAAGATTAA
- a CDS encoding RNA-binding transcriptional accessory protein: MSQAICRLIAEELNVRSEQVTAAVNLIDDGNTVPFIARYRKEVTGGLDDTQLRNLDSRLSYLRELDDRRQTILKSIQDQGKLTPELERDITQADSKTRLEDLYLPYKPKRRTKGQIAIEAGLEPLADTLWNEPQHDPETEAANFISSDKGIADTKAALDGARAIVMERIAEDANLLEKIRQHLTRNSELVSRVVAGKEQAGEKFKDYFEHNETLNKVPSHRALAMLRGRNEGFLTLAMNADPEQEEGVRGSYCENIISDHYGITLSSAPADAWRKQVISWAWRIKVSMHMETELMGAMKERGEIEAIEVFATNLKDLLMAAPAGPRATLGLDPGLRTGSKIAVVDSTGKVLATETIYPHPPQKQYDKSAHVVEQMVRQFNVDLIAIGNGTASRETDSFVADVIKRGNLTAQKIIVSEAGASVYSASELAAKEFPNMDVSIRGAVSIARRLQDPLAELVKIDPKSIGVGQYQHDVSQTMLAKRLDAIVEDCVNAVGVDVNTASAALLTRVAGLSSTIAQNIVDFRDENGRFEARTTLKKVARLGPKAFEQCAGFLRIMDGKNPLDASSVHPEAYPLVKTIAEKNQKDIKSLVGNTDFLRGLHAVDYTNENFGVPTVTDIIKELDKPGRDPRPEFKTATFADGVNSMSDLEPGMILEGVVSNVANFGAFVDIGVHQDGLVHISALTDRFVADPREVVKAGDIVKVKVMEVDVQRKRIALSMRMKDEPGQDNRAQRSSAPRTQSRPNQNSQGGQRRREEPQQNAAMGGAFAAAFAKAKK; encoded by the coding sequence ATGAGCCAAGCTATCTGTCGACTGATTGCTGAAGAACTGAATGTTCGTTCAGAGCAAGTCACCGCCGCAGTAAACCTAATTGACGACGGTAACACCGTTCCCTTTATTGCCCGCTACCGTAAAGAAGTCACGGGTGGCTTAGACGATACCCAACTACGTAACCTTGATAGTCGCCTTTCATACCTTCGCGAGCTCGACGATCGTCGCCAAACGATCCTGAAGTCGATTCAAGACCAAGGCAAGCTCACGCCAGAACTGGAGCGTGACATCACTCAAGCCGACAGCAAGACGCGCCTTGAAGATTTATACCTGCCATACAAACCAAAGCGTCGTACCAAAGGTCAGATCGCAATCGAAGCAGGATTAGAGCCACTTGCCGATACACTTTGGAATGAACCACAGCACGATCCTGAAACCGAAGCCGCTAACTTCATCAGCAGCGATAAAGGCATTGCTGATACTAAAGCCGCGCTAGATGGTGCTCGTGCGATCGTGATGGAGCGTATTGCAGAAGACGCAAACCTACTTGAAAAGATTCGCCAACATCTAACACGTAACTCTGAGCTCGTTTCGCGTGTCGTGGCAGGCAAAGAGCAAGCTGGCGAGAAGTTCAAAGACTATTTCGAACACAACGAAACACTCAATAAAGTACCTTCTCACCGCGCACTTGCAATGCTACGAGGCCGCAATGAAGGCTTCCTAACGCTGGCGATGAATGCTGACCCTGAACAAGAAGAAGGTGTCCGTGGTTCTTACTGCGAAAACATCATCTCTGATCACTACGGTATAACCCTGAGCAGCGCACCTGCAGATGCATGGCGTAAGCAAGTGATTAGCTGGGCATGGCGCATCAAGGTTTCTATGCACATGGAAACTGAGCTTATGGGCGCGATGAAAGAACGCGGTGAAATCGAAGCGATTGAAGTGTTCGCAACCAACCTTAAAGACTTGTTGATGGCAGCACCTGCTGGTCCTCGTGCAACCTTGGGCTTGGATCCGGGTTTACGTACCGGTTCGAAAATCGCTGTGGTGGATTCTACGGGTAAGGTTCTGGCAACAGAGACCATTTACCCTCACCCACCTCAAAAGCAATACGACAAATCTGCACACGTGGTTGAGCAGATGGTTCGCCAGTTCAATGTTGATTTGATTGCGATTGGTAATGGTACGGCTTCACGCGAAACCGACAGCTTTGTTGCTGATGTGATTAAGCGTGGCAACCTAACAGCACAGAAAATCATTGTTAGCGAAGCGGGCGCATCGGTTTATTCTGCTTCTGAGCTAGCGGCAAAAGAATTCCCGAATATGGATGTCTCGATTCGTGGTGCGGTGTCTATTGCGCGTCGTCTGCAAGATCCACTGGCAGAACTAGTGAAGATAGACCCTAAATCGATCGGTGTGGGCCAATACCAACACGACGTTAGCCAAACTATGCTCGCTAAGCGCCTAGATGCGATTGTCGAAGACTGTGTAAACGCGGTTGGTGTTGATGTGAATACCGCTTCTGCTGCGCTTCTAACCCGCGTAGCTGGTCTTTCTAGCACCATCGCTCAAAACATCGTGGATTTCCGTGATGAAAACGGTCGCTTTGAAGCCCGTACTACCTTGAAGAAAGTCGCTCGTTTAGGGCCAAAAGCCTTTGAACAGTGTGCTGGCTTCCTGCGTATCATGGATGGTAAGAACCCGCTAGACGCATCATCGGTTCACCCAGAAGCTTACCCATTGGTAAAAACCATCGCAGAGAAAAACCAGAAAGACATCAAGTCTCTGGTAGGCAATACAGACTTCTTACGTGGTTTACATGCGGTTGATTACACCAATGAGAACTTCGGTGTACCGACAGTAACCGACATCATCAAAGAGCTGGATAAACCGGGGCGAGATCCTCGTCCTGAATTCAAGACAGCAACGTTCGCCGATGGCGTAAATAGTATGTCTGACTTAGAACCTGGCATGATCTTAGAAGGTGTAGTGTCGAACGTGGCTAACTTTGGTGCGTTCGTCGATATTGGTGTTCACCAAGACGGCTTGGTACACATTTCAGCACTGACCGATCGCTTTGTCGCTGACCCACGTGAAGTGGTGAAAGCGGGTGATATCGTGAAAGTGAAAGTGATGGAAGTGGATGTTCAGCGTAAACGTATTGCACTAAGCATGCGCATGAAAGATGAACCTGGACAAGATAACCGAGCACAACGTTCAAGCGCGCCTCGTACGCAAAGTCGACCGAATCAAAACTCACAAGGTGGACAACGCCGTCGTGAGGAGCCGCAACAAAACGCTGCGATGGGCGGTGCTTTCGCTGCTGCCTTTGCTAAAGCGAAGAAATAA
- a CDS encoding ATP-dependent Lon protease, with product MIVSPATAVSVPLIAPSVNVQTEQVARDNRVREPVAPAVALAKTNAERKVKPDDKRRQQSAWDPSDHPGYEMENEPEANSISHEEPQDPFDRLFSLLALKTYSADQGKGYTMRFRLPKHVLDAAIREGQMEKRRKVIKYHYGHAVAPHAPSEMLIVL from the coding sequence ATGATTGTGTCACCTGCAACTGCAGTAAGTGTGCCACTGATCGCCCCATCCGTTAATGTGCAAACAGAGCAAGTTGCGCGTGATAATAGAGTTCGAGAGCCTGTCGCTCCCGCAGTAGCATTGGCTAAAACCAATGCAGAACGAAAGGTAAAACCGGACGATAAACGAAGGCAGCAGTCGGCTTGGGATCCTTCAGACCATCCTGGTTATGAAATGGAGAACGAGCCAGAAGCCAATTCGATTAGCCATGAAGAGCCTCAAGATCCTTTTGATAGGTTATTCAGCTTGTTGGCACTGAAGACATACAGTGCCGACCAAGGAAAAGGCTATACCATGCGTTTCCGCCTGCCAAAGCATGTTTTAGATGCGGCGATCCGGGAGGGACAGATGGAGAAACGACGTAAGGTCATAAAATACCATTATGGTCATGCTGTTGCGCCTCATGCTCCATCAGAAATGCTGATTGTGTTGTAA
- a CDS encoding VWA domain-containing protein, with the protein MIMSVNARLTKKTLIATSVVSILLSGCGSDSDSSNSASNGGTVQKDALISTLTLPVGDSECANGGLKVIAGYDDNENNVLEDSEHVSNKTICHDGINNTQQEGSDIFNQALVSVALIAKADTRCDAGGQLVTLGVDTNNNSILDNSEVQSSEVLCSIGADFAPSAVINSITANPAIVAASAQTTLTATISNLQSSDKVTWYNGNGDELTTSDPLQITVQAGAAVGQEKYQLSIETTNDQGQIVLQTKEIIITVAEAPAPTQSVVLDSQQVFLPEGYTTSALTGDVTGTIIYAEPVTTVAAASTRSSLPTPDNTELAGFVAERGALTGQTTAQEILVAGVSAFASKLNSAQVVQTSLTTLENGDVNATYKITLRTGLKLTDILNTLINQVAVNKVGGTASALVPAASEVIQTEYQLDITTSYNKVADSAVITSTLVQNDKVLNYSDLIVSTTSESIQASKDATLQLQNDTFTALDQTTSKADFLFVIDNSGSMGNEQQAISDLTVAFTDTIQNAGVDFMVGTITTDSDELRGNGFTNDLVQIAEDFKPGTRGSATERGIYYSELALQTDGTVELAGYPRSGASLSVVIMSDEPSQYKQYNTPEFDPNNNLFLDNSYRVYSIVDPSDATRSQYDDLATSTLGKTLNINVTSEYKAFVEVMAQNAGASSAGYKLSKAEAQHILSSSILVTVNGTKVNRNSSNGWQYYPLSESIVFTGAAIPTQGADIVIAYQYVDDAK; encoded by the coding sequence ATGATAATGAGCGTCAATGCTAGGCTTACAAAAAAAACTCTAATTGCTACTTCTGTAGTGTCTATTTTACTTTCTGGTTGTGGGAGCGACAGTGACTCTTCAAATAGCGCATCAAATGGAGGGACTGTACAGAAAGACGCGTTAATTTCTACGTTAACTCTCCCTGTTGGTGATTCGGAATGCGCTAATGGTGGCTTGAAAGTTATTGCTGGTTACGATGATAACGAAAATAACGTACTAGAAGATAGTGAACATGTTTCCAACAAAACCATTTGTCACGATGGAATAAATAATACCCAGCAAGAAGGTAGCGATATCTTCAATCAAGCTCTAGTGTCGGTTGCTTTAATAGCTAAAGCGGACACCAGATGTGATGCAGGAGGGCAACTTGTTACTCTTGGGGTAGATACTAACAATAATAGTATTCTTGATAACAGCGAAGTTCAATCATCAGAAGTATTGTGTAGTATCGGGGCTGATTTCGCGCCAAGTGCCGTAATCAACTCAATTACAGCTAATCCGGCCATCGTTGCTGCAAGCGCACAAACAACGCTAACCGCAACCATCAGTAACCTTCAATCGAGTGATAAAGTCACTTGGTATAACGGAAATGGGGATGAATTAACCACATCCGACCCACTCCAAATCACTGTTCAGGCAGGAGCTGCTGTCGGCCAAGAGAAGTATCAACTCAGCATTGAAACGACCAACGATCAAGGTCAAATCGTACTACAAACCAAAGAGATCATCATCACCGTCGCGGAAGCTCCTGCGCCAACACAGTCTGTCGTTCTCGACAGCCAACAAGTGTTCTTACCTGAAGGTTATACAACCAGTGCTCTTACTGGTGATGTAACAGGTACTATTATCTACGCTGAGCCTGTGACTACCGTTGCGGCCGCTTCGACAAGAAGCTCACTTCCAACACCAGATAACACTGAGCTTGCAGGGTTTGTTGCAGAGAGAGGGGCATTAACGGGACAAACAACAGCTCAAGAAATCCTTGTTGCTGGGGTTAGTGCTTTTGCATCTAAACTAAATAGTGCCCAAGTAGTACAAACCTCTCTAACCACTTTGGAAAATGGTGATGTTAATGCAACCTACAAGATCACATTACGAACTGGGTTAAAACTCACGGACATTCTGAATACTCTAATAAATCAAGTAGCCGTGAATAAAGTTGGGGGGACAGCAAGTGCCCTAGTTCCTGCGGCTTCTGAAGTAATACAAACTGAGTACCAACTTGATATTACAACTAGCTACAACAAGGTTGCAGACAGTGCAGTTATTACCAGTACATTGGTGCAGAACGACAAGGTTTTGAATTACTCAGATCTGATTGTCTCAACGACATCGGAAAGTATCCAAGCATCTAAAGATGCAACACTGCAGTTGCAAAATGATACGTTTACCGCTCTTGATCAAACGACTTCTAAAGCAGATTTCCTATTTGTCATCGATAATTCAGGCAGCATGGGCAATGAGCAGCAAGCGATCAGTGATTTGACTGTAGCCTTTACAGACACAATTCAAAACGCGGGTGTGGATTTCATGGTTGGTACCATTACTACAGATTCAGATGAACTGCGTGGGAATGGATTTACTAATGACTTAGTCCAGATTGCTGAAGATTTTAAACCTGGTACCAGAGGGAGCGCTACGGAACGTGGGATATATTACTCTGAACTTGCACTCCAAACCGATGGAACTGTAGAACTTGCAGGATACCCAAGATCTGGCGCTTCACTATCAGTCGTCATCATGAGTGATGAACCCAGCCAATACAAACAGTACAACACTCCAGAGTTTGATCCAAACAACAACTTATTCCTTGATAACAGCTATCGAGTTTACTCTATTGTCGACCCATCAGATGCAACTCGCAGCCAATATGATGACCTTGCTACATCGACTCTAGGTAAGACCTTAAATATCAATGTTACTTCTGAGTACAAGGCGTTCGTTGAGGTGATGGCCCAAAATGCTGGGGCTTCAAGTGCTGGCTATAAGCTTTCTAAAGCTGAAGCACAACATATTCTTTCATCATCGATTCTAGTCACCGTTAACGGCACGAAAGTAAACCGTAACTCTTCGAACGGGTGGCAATATTACCCACTATCTGAGTCTATCGTATTTACAGGGGCAGCTATTCCGACACAAGGCGCTGATATTGTGATTGCTTATCAATATGTAGATGACGCAAAGTAA
- the greB gene encoding transcription elongation factor GreB, translating into MKTKLITREGYNKLKAEHDHLWHEKRPEITKIVTWAASLGDRSENADYTFNKRLLRQIDRRVRFLRKFLPDVTIVDYSPQQEGKVFFGAWVEIENDDGEIKKFRIVGPEEIYGDAKGYISIDSPMARALLKKEVDDEFTVTTPEGDKEWFINAIHYVES; encoded by the coding sequence ATGAAAACCAAACTTATCACCCGAGAAGGTTATAACAAGCTCAAAGCAGAGCATGACCACTTATGGCACGAGAAGCGTCCTGAAATTACTAAGATAGTCACTTGGGCTGCAAGCCTTGGAGATCGTTCAGAAAACGCAGATTACACGTTCAATAAGCGTTTACTTCGTCAGATTGATCGCCGAGTGCGTTTCCTACGCAAATTCCTACCTGATGTCACTATCGTGGATTACTCGCCACAACAAGAAGGTAAGGTATTTTTCGGTGCTTGGGTCGAGATTGAGAATGATGATGGGGAAATTAAGAAGTTTCGCATTGTAGGACCTGAAGAGATCTACGGCGATGCTAAAGGCTATATCTCTATCGACTCACCAATGGCTAGAGCTCTGCTCAAGAAAGAAGTGGATGATGAGTTTACGGTAACCACACCAGAAGGCGACAAAGAGTGGTTCATTAACGCGATTCACTACGTAGAAAGTTAA
- the nfuA gene encoding Fe-S biogenesis protein NfuA — protein sequence MSNITITETAQTHFANLLSQQPEGTNIRVFVVNPGTQNAECGVSYCPTDAIEASDTKLSFEAFSAYVDELSLPFLDEAEIDFVTDKMGSQLTLKAPNAKMRKVSDDATLIERVEYAIQTQVNPQLAGHGGHVSLVEITEEGAAIVAFGGGCNGCSMVDVTLKEGIEKELLQQFEGELTAVRDATEHDRGEHSYY from the coding sequence GTGTCAAATATTACTATTACAGAAACCGCTCAAACTCATTTTGCCAATCTGCTGTCACAGCAGCCTGAAGGTACAAACATTCGTGTGTTCGTGGTAAACCCAGGTACGCAAAACGCTGAGTGTGGTGTTTCTTACTGCCCTACAGATGCTATCGAAGCATCTGACACAAAGCTTTCTTTTGAAGCTTTCTCTGCGTACGTAGATGAGCTAAGCCTACCATTCCTAGATGAAGCTGAAATTGACTTCGTTACAGACAAAATGGGCTCTCAACTTACACTTAAAGCACCAAACGCAAAGATGCGTAAAGTATCAGACGACGCAACTCTGATTGAGCGTGTTGAGTATGCAATCCAAACACAAGTGAACCCACAGCTTGCTGGCCACGGCGGTCACGTTAGCCTAGTAGAGATCACTGAAGAAGGTGCGGCTATCGTTGCATTCGGCGGCGGTTGTAACGGTTGTTCTATGGTTGATGTAACGCTTAAAGAAGGCATCGAGAAAGAACTTCTTCAACAATTCGAAGGTGAATTGACTGCAGTTCGTGATGCAACTGAGCACGATCGCGGTGAGCATTCTTACTACTAA
- a CDS encoding type II secretion system protein N, protein MKRGLSFKYGLLFSSIFIVFFSVSLLLHLPASFALKQAPVVRGLNIEGVEGTVWQGSANNIVWQRINYGSVQWDFQFSKLFQAKAELAVRFGRNSDMNLSGKGRVGYSMSGAYAENLVASMPASNVMKYAPAIPVPVSIAGQVELTIKHAVHAQPWCQSGEGTLAWSGAAVDSPVGSLDLGPVIADITCEDSTIAAKGAQKSVQVDSEFSASLTPNQRYTSAAWFKPGAEFPPAMQAQLKWLGNPDSQGKYQFTYQGRF, encoded by the coding sequence GTGAAACGCGGTTTATCTTTTAAGTATGGCCTGCTCTTCAGTAGCATCTTTATCGTCTTCTTCTCAGTCAGCTTGTTGCTGCACTTGCCGGCTTCTTTTGCTCTCAAGCAGGCACCTGTTGTGCGTGGTTTGAATATCGAAGGCGTTGAGGGCACCGTTTGGCAAGGCAGCGCTAACAATATCGTTTGGCAGCGCATCAATTACGGTTCAGTGCAGTGGGACTTCCAGTTTTCTAAGCTATTTCAAGCCAAAGCAGAACTAGCGGTTCGTTTTGGTCGCAATAGCGATATGAACTTGTCAGGAAAAGGGCGTGTTGGGTACAGCATGAGTGGCGCATATGCGGAAAACTTAGTGGCTTCAATGCCAGCCAGCAACGTGATGAAATACGCACCAGCTATCCCAGTGCCTGTGTCTATTGCAGGGCAAGTTGAACTGACGATCAAACATGCGGTTCATGCTCAGCCTTGGTGCCAATCGGGCGAAGGTACGCTTGCTTGGTCTGGTGCCGCAGTCGACTCGCCAGTGGGTTCGTTAGATCTTGGCCCTGTGATTGCGGATATTACTTGTGAAGACAGTACTATTGCAGCGAAAGGCGCTCAGAAGAGCGTTCAAGTGGACAGTGAGTTCTCAGCGAGCTTAACACCTAACCAGCGCTACACATCAGCGGCATGGTTTAAGCCAGGTGCGGAATTCCCGCCAGCGATGCAGGCTCAGCTTAAGTGGTTGGGTAACCCTGATAGCCAAGGTAAATACCAATTTACCTACCAAGGTCGTTTTTAG
- a CDS encoding type II secretion system protein M, which translates to MRNMIEPLQAWWTSISQREQRLVIGCSILLVVGVVYWGLIQPLSQRAELAQSRIQSEKQLLAWVTNKANEVVELRGSGGISASQPLNQSVPASMRRFNIELIRVQPRGEMLQVWVKPVPFNKFVDWLTYLKEKQGVEVEFMDVDRSENPGVIDVNRLQFKRG; encoded by the coding sequence ATGAGAAATATGATTGAGCCACTCCAAGCGTGGTGGACTTCAATAAGTCAGAGAGAGCAACGATTAGTTATTGGTTGTTCAATTCTATTGGTGGTCGGTGTCGTTTATTGGGGGTTAATCCAGCCACTCAGTCAGCGAGCTGAACTTGCGCAGAGCCGTATTCAAAGTGAGAAGCAACTACTGGCTTGGGTAACCAATAAAGCCAATGAAGTGGTTGAATTAAGAGGCAGCGGCGGCATCAGTGCGAGCCAGCCTTTAAACCAGTCGGTACCCGCTTCTATGCGTCGCTTTAATATCGAGCTGATACGCGTGCAACCACGTGGCGAGATGCTGCAAGTGTGGGTAAAACCTGTGCCTTTTAATAAGTTTGTCGACTGGCTAACATACCTGAAAGAAAAACAGGGTGTTGAGGTTGAGTTTATGGATGTAGATCGCTCTGAGAACCCTGGGGTTATTGATGTCAACCGACTACAGTTTAAACGAGGTTAA
- the nudE gene encoding ADP compounds hydrolase NudE has protein sequence MTKRTKPEILAQQTVAQSKLFSIESLDLRFSNGVERTYERMKPSGRNAVMMVPITEQGDILLVREYAAGTERYELGFPKGLIDPGEQPNEAAVRELKEEIGFGANKLTPLKEVILAPSYFSSKMTLFIAEDLYPEKLEGDEPEPLDIVRWPLAQAEELLTHLDFCEARSITALLLSLRVLNNN, from the coding sequence ATGACAAAAAGGACCAAGCCAGAAATTTTGGCTCAGCAAACTGTCGCTCAATCAAAACTATTCTCTATCGAGTCTCTCGATTTGCGCTTTTCCAACGGTGTAGAGCGTACCTACGAACGCATGAAGCCTAGCGGCCGCAACGCAGTAATGATGGTTCCGATTACTGAGCAAGGCGATATTCTGTTAGTACGTGAATACGCAGCGGGTACTGAACGCTATGAACTGGGCTTTCCAAAAGGACTGATTGATCCCGGCGAGCAGCCAAACGAAGCCGCCGTTCGCGAACTGAAAGAAGAGATTGGCTTTGGTGCCAACAAGCTTACCCCATTAAAGGAAGTGATCCTTGCACCCTCTTACTTCTCTAGCAAAATGACGCTGTTTATCGCAGAAGACCTCTACCCAGAAAAGCTAGAAGGTGATGAGCCAGAGCCACTCGACATTGTGCGCTGGCCACTTGCTCAAGCCGAAGAACTGTTAACACATCTCGATTTCTGTGAGGCTCGTAGTATTACAGCCCTGCTTTTAAGCCTTCGTGTATTAAACAATAACTAG
- the bioH gene encoding pimeloyl-ACP methyl ester esterase BioH: MSDALYWHVSGQGPDLVLVHGWGMNGAVWQQTVNALEADFRVHVVDLPGYGHSAHCHAQDLEEIAQQLIVDAPKQAIWVGWSLGGLVATHMALHHSDYVSKLVTVASSPKFAAAKEPVLWRGIQPNVLTAFTEQLVEDFQTTIERFMALQAMGSPSARQDVKQLKQAVLSRPLPNPDSLLAGLKMLSDVDLREQLPQISVPMLRLYGRLDGLVPIKVAKDLGTALPHTEQYIFTQSSHAPFMTEADAFCSELISFAQK, encoded by the coding sequence ATGAGTGACGCGTTATATTGGCATGTTTCAGGACAAGGACCCGATTTGGTACTGGTCCACGGCTGGGGAATGAACGGTGCGGTATGGCAACAAACCGTGAATGCGCTAGAAGCTGATTTTCGAGTACATGTTGTGGATTTACCGGGGTATGGGCACAGCGCGCATTGCCACGCTCAAGATCTTGAAGAGATTGCTCAACAACTGATTGTCGACGCTCCTAAGCAGGCGATTTGGGTTGGTTGGTCTCTGGGTGGCTTGGTCGCGACACATATGGCTCTGCATCACTCAGACTACGTGAGCAAACTGGTAACTGTCGCTAGCTCACCTAAATTCGCTGCGGCAAAAGAACCCGTATTATGGCGAGGCATTCAGCCAAATGTATTAACCGCATTCACCGAACAGCTGGTTGAAGATTTTCAGACCACTATCGAACGCTTTATGGCGCTGCAAGCCATGGGCAGTCCTTCTGCAAGGCAAGATGTCAAACAGCTCAAGCAAGCGGTGCTTTCACGCCCGTTGCCGAATCCTGATTCTTTATTGGCAGGCTTAAAGATGCTGTCTGATGTCGATCTACGTGAACAGTTACCTCAAATTTCAGTACCGATGCTGCGCTTGTATGGTCGACTGGATGGTTTGGTGCCAATAAAAGTCGCCAAAGATTTGGGTACCGCACTGCCTCATACCGAGCAATATATCTTTACTCAGTCTTCGCATGCGCCATTTATGACCGAAGCGGATGCCTTCTGCAGTGAACTGATTAGCTTCGCACAAAAATAA